A region of the Aerosakkonema funiforme FACHB-1375 genome:
AAATTAGACTCGACTTGAATAACGATGGGAATTTAGAATGGTTTATTGTCGTAGGCCCCGGAAAATTGATTTATGCCAATCGACCCAGAAGCCCGATTATAATCAATGGGGTTGACATCGGCTGTGATGTTTTAGTTCAAGTGGAAAGTTATCCCGAAGCAGTTCCGTAGTGCCATAGCGCGAATAATTAACAAAATGACACATCTAAATTCTCAAGAAGCTATTTATGCACGACTTAAATACACCTACACTTTGTTTGAAAATATTAGGCACAAATTTAATGGTGCTGCTATTGAACGAGGAGGGTACGAACGAACAGGTGTTACTTCTATGTACGTTCGTAAATTTGGTGAAAAAGCTTATGCGTTTTTAGGTGATGCTAAAAAATGTACTGTAGAGTCTTCATTTACCGAAGAACAAGAGCCGTATATCAATGAAACTCTCAGCTCGTTAACAGCCTTTATTGTCGGCCAAAAGGCTAAGTGTTCGTTGGCAGAGCGAGTTATTTACTATTACGTTCATAGGACTGCACCTTACTTCATTCTAGCTATATTGAAAAGTACGGAAGAAATGCTAAATGAATACCTGCAAGCCAAACCGGAAGATTCTGCAATTTTGGATGCTATTTTTCGCGTGGCAGGCGGTGAAGGATTCCGTGACTTAATACGAATTTATAGCCCGCGTCTTATTGATGCAGTTTTAGCCAATAAAAAAGTGTCGCAGCCTAACACTTTAGCTTTTGTGGATATTCACGATCGCTATTGTAAAGATGACTCAGGAAAAACCATTTTAGCTAAGTATGAAGTGTGGTGTCCCGGACGCACGCTAGCGAGGGCATATCTCAATCAATGTCAGATAGCCGCACAGGAGTTAGTTGATAAACACGACGTTTCTTTTGCAGCAAGTATAGAAGAATTTCAGGTATTTCCTTATGAGCTTAGTATTTACATGAAACAGTTCGTGCAAAGTCTCGTTTCTCCCTTGCTTCAAAGATATGGAATTTCTTGAATTGAATTAATAGTTTTGACTAGACAATCAGCTAAAAAATTTCATGTACAATATTTCATTGACAGTTGTTACATGATTATTCAACATCGTTAGAGTCGCCGCGATCGCTCTTATGGGTAGGGTACATTGGCACGAGGATTATAGCTTACGCAAGCTTCTGGTGGCAGCAAGAGCGCTTATCGTATTTACTCCTACTCTCCGAGACTAAAGATTGTTTTTTGTATAATTCATAACATGGTTTTATTTGTGCGTACAATTGACATGGCTTGCTCCTGAATAGCGACTAAAATGAGTAGGTACGGATGTGCATAAAATTCCTCCAAAAACAAGAATTATTTGCAATAATGTCTACGAAAGAAGCTCGAAAGTAGGAATAAATAGGGAACAACAGGAATAAATAGGAAATACTAGGAAAAGGTAGGTAAAAAATGCACAAAATTACCTACTCTTTTTAGGTGCTTTTTTTGGCTTAGCGTCGCTATAAGCAGTCAGTTGGCACTGTTGTAGTAAATAGTGTGACAAGTCAGTGACATAAATCGATGGAAAATTTTCCATTAGGGCTTGTGCGATCGCCCTCAGATCCCCTACCCCCTCTACTCAACTAAGCCATTTTCAGTTCTCTCGGTTTCGATTCAGTCGCAGGCGACGGTGCTGGGCCAACTATAACGAATAGGGACAGTGTTACTCCTGATATACAAAGGATGGCGTGGATGTCCTGGCTTTGTAATGCCCAGGCAGTCAATTTCTTGTTGATGAAAAAGCAGGTTCAGGACAGTTTGATTTCGATTGAGTAAGCCGCCCCAGTTGCCCCAAGCTACAATAACTTTAGTGGCAAAAAGACTTGCTTGGTAACAATAGCGGTCATTTTCTTTTCCAATAGGATTAGGAGCATGACGGAGGTCTATTGGGGTGGTTGTTCTGTATGCAAAGAGATTGACTACCTCAAGAGAACCGTACCCCCAAAATTGAGCAAAGCGAATACATCTGCGAATTGTTGGGTCGTCTGTTGTAGCGTCAGCTGTGCTGGGATTGAGCATGACGAAACAGACTCTTGGCGCGTTGGCATCCCATTCCCGCCAAAGTGAATAGCGGTAAGTACCAGTCGCATCTATTATTGCGCCCATTCTCATGCTGCTAGTGTCCTTGCATAGTAACAAGAGAGTGTTGTAACAGCAGAGTGCGTTGTTAGCTCCAGTTGGGCATATGGATAGCCGTACTTCAGCAGCAGCTTCAGCGTCCTCCGCAACCATACCTACACAGTCTCTTTTACAGTTCAATTAATCTTCACATAAAGAGGTATCGTCAGTACAAGTTCACGCGCTTACACTGAAAAATTTTTCATCTTCTTGTGGTCAAAGCGATTCAATAGACTGATAAAAGTTTCACTTTCCCGCTACAGACTGTCTACCAGGGCTAGCTCAGACTCAAACCCCATCGCTTGCAGTTCGCTAATGATATCAGCCCCTAATTGGATTTTGATTTTATAAATGTCACAAGCAGCTAACTCGACTTAACACTTGATGACAGCTACCGTAACACTGAGCCTAATCGGTAGATTGTCCCTTTTTCTTGCTCTCTCTTCTGCTTCTATAGTCAATTTGAATCAGTTCGACTTATTTATTTTTCGGATAGAACTGCGGGCGAGGCTAATAAGAATGCGTATTCTTGACGTGAACAATAAAGCTATTGCAGTGGCGTTTTTATATTAAATGGGGCAATAGCCCCATCTTAAGCTGTTATCCTTAAGGCGATTTTTTTGTCAAATAACAAGATATTCACCAACAAAAACCCCAGCGTCGAGGCTGGGGAGGAGCTTGAGGAAATTTTGTTAGAGTTCGAGACAATCGCCACTTAAAAAGTGTGCTTACATCACCACGGATAACTGCTCCACAATCTTGACTCGTCCCTTACAAGCAGCACGTAGCAGTCGGTCGATAACACTGCGTTCTTCATCGCCAAGCGATTCATCTAAAAGTGCTGCCATCAATCCGTAGCGGTCGGCCAAGGTTAAAGTTCCAGAGGTAGTGGCTTGTACGAATAATTCAGAAAGAGCGGTGGGGAGAAGGTTTACTTGCAGCATCGCGGTCACTCGAACTCTATATCTTTAATATCGAGCAAGTTTTCCATATTATTAGTGATTGAATTAGTTGAGAAAAAGTGATTGTTTGGGGGATTTTTTGTGAGAAAAAGCGAGTTAACTTTGTGACCCAAATAAAATTGGTAGTGTGAGCGGTATCACAAGAGCAGTAGTGGAACGCAATTAATTACGCTTGCATCTGGGCTAAAAGTATTGCCCAGTAAAGAATCCGTATGTAATTAATTCTGTCGGATTATTTAGCTTCTCTATCTGAATATCCTGCCGACTGATTCAGAAAAGCTTGAATATGGTTAAATGAATTTAATGGCTAATCAAATCCTGATAATGAACTCCGTCGAACTTTTCACGGGAGCCGGGGGGTTGGCGATCGGTATATCAAATGCAGGCTTTCGTCATCAAGCAGCGATCGAACGCGACAAAGATGCCTGCTTTACAATTCTCTCCAATCAGCAGCGCGGTATCCAGGCCGTAGCTGACTGGCCTGTTTTTCAAGCCGATGTGTCTCAATTCGATTTTACGACACTCAAAATTAAAGGTGAAATCGACCTCCTAGCCGGAGGGCCACCGTGTCAGCCTTTCTCTGTGGGAGGCAAACACCAGGGGTGGGATGACAAGCGAGATATGTTTCCCCAGTTCTTCCGGGCTGTCCGAGAACTGAAGCCAAAAGCTATCTTGGTCGAGAACGTGAAAGGTCTATTGCGTTCTTCTTTCAGCAAGTATTTCGAGTACATTATCCTGCAACTGACTTACCCGGAAATCGTGCCAAAGCCAGGTGAGGATTGGGTAGACCATTTATCGAGATTAGAACGACACCATACTGTCGGTCGCCACGATGGACTGTCCTACCGCGTAG
Encoded here:
- a CDS encoding DUF1643 domain-containing protein: MVAEDAEAAAEVRLSICPTGANNALCCYNTLLLLCKDTSSMRMGAIIDATGTYRYSLWREWDANAPRVCFVMLNPSTADATTDDPTIRRCIRFAQFWGYGSLEVVNLFAYRTTTPIDLRHAPNPIGKENDRYCYQASLFATKVIVAWGNWGGLLNRNQTVLNLLFHQQEIDCLGITKPGHPRHPLYIRSNTVPIRYSWPSTVACD